A genomic region of Manihot esculenta cultivar AM560-2 chromosome 15, M.esculenta_v8, whole genome shotgun sequence contains the following coding sequences:
- the LOC110601358 gene encoding importin beta-like SAD2 isoform X7, with translation MEVSQIPQLLNDTLSSDVNVVHTATEALNRISLLPQFPLSLLFVASGGENDGQKVAAATYLKNFTRQNIKGNGPNSKVSKEFKDCLMRILLQVEPAIMKVLIEVFRIIVVAEFVEQNSWPELVPELRSAIWSSNLINNGTNYEWNTTNALTVFQALIRPFQYFLTPKVAREPVPPQLELIAKEILVPVLAIFHHLLERVLSTHGRTDLEVEKILLIVCKCIYFTVRSHMPSALVPSLPMLCQSLIGLLDSLSFDHGVTSEGGQLLRLKAGKRILLIFCALVTRHRKYSDKLMPDILNCALKIVRYTENISKLDFLSERIISLAFDLISHILETGPGWRLVSPHFSLLLDSAIFPALILNEKDISEWDEDAEEYIRKNLPFEFEEISGWREDLFTARKSAISLLGVISMSKGPHMVTSCNGSAASYKRKKGEKNRRNNRHSMGDLLVLPFLSKFPIPWDANACKASIINDYYGVLMAFGGLQEFLTEQKTGYITVLLRARVLPLYTMSVIPPYLVAAANWVLGELASCLPEDMCADIYSSLLKALEMPDNEDTSYHPVRVSAAGAIMELLENEYQPPEWLPLLQIVISRINIEDEETLILFQLLNSAVEAGDENIADHIPFMVSSLVGALLKFVRPSLDSWPQVVESGFAALAVMAKSWENFLPEEIEQIESGEKWASGQAAIGRALSALLQQTWLAPMHLVDQQGQVSPSPTCIDDLSMLLRSIMLSVTGSDVILQLRLSDLLLVWAGLIADWHAWEESEDLSVFECIKEVINVHKKYGLENFIVGQMPSPPAPPVPQQSIIEGISAFVREAVMQYPSATRRACLCVHLLLHVPCYSTETKSVKQSLAIAFSQAAFSHFKQIQSKPCSLWKPLLLVISSCYLCYPDTVEEILEKDVKGGFTIWGSALAFACTGSFEHGLEAKSEIKLGVITLAKVIERLLEQGNSGGGLLRDCFSSLMEASIQLKEAQEEMEDEESNGETEDIDEDDDNEDDDVDSEDEEREETEEEFLERYAKAAIALDDDTIVEEGDMEDQEHDIEMGKRTSRF, from the exons ATGGAGGTGAGCCAAATTCCTCAGCTTCTAAATGACACGCTCAGTTCTGATGTCAATGTCGTCCATACGGCCACGGAAGCTCTAAATCGCATCTCTCTCCTCCCTCAATTTCCCCTTTCCCTCCTCTTCGTTGCCAGTG GAGGTGAAAATGACGGTCAAAAGGTTGCTGCGGCTACATACCTTAAGAACTTCACCAGGCAAAATATCAAGGGCAATGGTCCAAATTCAAAAGTGAGCAAGGAGTTTAAGGATTGTCTTATGCGAATTTTGCTTCAGGTGGAACCTGCGATTATGAAAGTCTTGATTGAAGTG TTTCGGATCATTGTTGTcgctgagtttgttgagcagaaTTCTTGGCCTGAACTTGTACCTGAACTGCGGTCTGCTATTTGGAGCAGCAATCTTATCAACAACGGTACCAATTATGAATGGAATACCACTAATGCCCTTACAGTTTTCCAGGCACTTATCAGACCTTTCCAG TACTTTCTAACCCCTAAAGTTGCCAGGGAGCCAGTGCCACCACAACTAGAGCTAATTGCAAAAGAAATTCTTGTACCTGTGTTAGCTATATTCCATCACCTACTTGAAAGG gtgttatctacccatggcagGACAGACTTGGAAGTGGAGAAGATCCTTCTCATTGTATGCAAATGCATATATTTCACT GTGAGGTCGCACATGCCATCTGCGTTAGTTCCTTCTTTGCCAATGCTTTGCCAGAGTTTGATTGGGCTTCTTGATTCCTTGAGCTTTGATCATGGTGTTACTTCAGAAGGTGGGCAGTTGCTGAGACTGAAGGCTGGAAAGAGGATTTTGCTCATATTTTGTGCTCTGGTTACCCGGCATCGGAAGTATTCTGACAA GTTAATGCCAGATATTTTAAACTGTGCTCTGAAAATAGTTAGATACACCGAAAATATCAGT AAGCTTGATTTCCTGTCAGAGAGAATCATTTCATTAGCTTTTGACTTAATTTCCCATATTCTGGAGACAGGCCCG GGATGGAGATTGGTTTCACCCCATTTTTCACTTCTGTTAGATTCTGCAATCTTCCCAGCATTAATCCTGAATGAGAAG GATATTTCAGAGTGGGATGAAGATGCAGAAGAGTACATACGAAAGAATCTTCCGTTTGAATTT GAAGAAATTTCGGGATGGAGGGAGGATCTGTTTACGGCCAGAAAAAGTGCAATAAGTTTGCTTGGTGTTATTTCAATGTCAAAG GGGCCTCATATGGTGACCTCTTGTAATGGTTCAGCTGCATCTTATAAGCGTAAGAAGGGGGAAAAGAACAGGAGAAATAATCGGCATTCTATGGGGGATTTGTTGGTTCTTCCATTTTTGTCCAAGTTTCCCATCCCTTGGGATGCTAATGCATGCAAAGCAAGCATTATAAATGA TTATTATGGGGTTCTAATGGCATTTGGTGGCCTGCAAGAA TTTCTAACGGAGCAGAAAACTGGATACATAACTGTTCTGCTTCGGGCTCGGGTGCTACCGTTATATACCATGTCTGTAATTCCACCATACTTGGTTGCTGCTGCAAACTGGGTTCTTGGGGAGCTAGCGTCCTGTCTCCCAGAA GACATGTGTGCAGATATATATTCCTCACTACTCAAGGCACTGGAAATGCCAGATAATGAGGATACTTCCTATCATCCTGTACGAGTTTCTGCAGCTGGGGCGATTATGGAGCTTCTTGAA AATGAATATCAGCCACCTGAGTGGTTACCACTTCTTCAAATTGTGATTAGTAGGATAAATATTGAAGATGAAGAGACTTTGATTTTATTTCAGCTTCTAAACTCAGCGGTGGAGGCTGGTGATGAGAATATTGCAGATCATATTCCTTTCATGGTTTCATCACTAGTTGGAGCACTCTTAAAGTTTGTTCGTCCTAGTCTGGATTCATGGCCTCAA GTGGTTGAAAGTGGCTTTGCAGCATTAGCAGTAATGGCCAAGTCTTGGGAGAACTTCCTGCCTGAAGAAATTGAGCAGATTGAATCAGGTGAAAAGTGGGCATCTGGCCAGGCTGCCATTGGTAGAGCTTTGTCAGCACTATTGCAACAGACTTGGCTTGCACCTATGCATCTAGTG GACCAACAAGGTCAGGTTTCTCCATCTCCTACATGCATAGATGATTTATCGATGTTGCTGCGATCCATCATGCTTTCTGTTACTGGAAGTGATGTGATTTTACAGCTTAGACTATCTGATTTACTATTAGTTTGGGCTGGTCTGATTGCTGATTGGCATGCCTGGGAAGAATCTGAAGATCTATCAGTCTTTGAGTGCATTAAGGAAGTTATTAATGTACACAAAAAGTATGGACTGGAGAATTTCATTGTTGGACAAATGCCTTCACCCCCTGCTCCACCTGTGCCCCAACAATCGATCATTGAAGGCATTAGTGCTTTTGTTAGAGAGGCTGTTATGCAATATCCATCTGCAACAAGGAGGGCTTGCTTATGTGTCCATTTGCTACTACATGTACCATGTTACTCAACTGAAACCAAAAGTGTGAAGCAGTCATTGGCAATTGCTTTTAGTCAGGCTGCATTTTCTCATTTCAAACAAATTCAAAGCAAACCTTGTTCACTTTGGAAGCCTTTGTTGCTTGTTATATCATCATGCTATTTGTGTTATCCTGATACTGTGGAAGAGATTTTAGAGAAGGATGTGAAGGGAGGTTTCACGATTTGGGGATCTGCACTTGCTTTTGCCTGCACTGGCTCTTTTGAACATGGTTTGGAGGCCAAGTCTGAGATAAAGTTAGGAG TAATTACGTTGGCTAAGGTAATAGAGCGGCTCTTAGAGCAAGGTAATTCAGGTGGTGGCTTATTAAGGGACTGCTTTAGTTCATTGATGGAGGCATCGATACAGTTGAAAGAAGCACAAGAAGAAATGGAAGATGAAGAAAGCAATGGTGAAACTGAAGACATTGATGAAGATGACGACAATGAAGATGATGATGTG gATTCTGAGGATGAGGAACGCGAAGAAACTGAAGAAGAGTTTTTAGAAAGATATGCAAAAGCAGCGATAGCATTGGATGATGACACCATTGttgaggagggggatatggAAGATCAAGAGCATGATATTGAAATGG
- the LOC110601358 gene encoding importin beta-like SAD2 isoform X3, whose protein sequence is MEVSQIPQLLNDTLSSDVNVVHTATEALNRISLLPQFPLSLLFVASGGENDGQKVAAATYLKNFTRQNIKGNGPNSKVSKEFKDCLMRILLQVEPAIMKVLIEVFRIIVVAEFVEQNSWPELVPELRSAIWSSNLINNGTNYEWNTTNALTVFQALIRPFQYFLTPKVAREPVPPQLELIAKEILVPVLAIFHHLLERVLSTHGRTDLEVEKILLIVCKCIYFTVRSHMPSALVPSLPMLCQSLIGLLDSLSFDHGVTSEGGQLLRLKAGKRILLIFCALVTRHRKYSDKLMPDILNCALKIVRYTENISKLDFLSERIISLAFDLISHILETGPGWRLVSPHFSLLLDSAIFPALILNEKDISEWDEDAEEYIRKNLPFEFEEISGWREDLFTARKSAISLLGVISMSKGPHMVTSCNGSAASYKRKKGEKNRRNNRHSMGDLLVLPFLSKFPIPWDANACKASIINDYYGVLMAFGGLQEFLTEQKTGYITVLLRARVLPLYTMSVIPPYLVAAANWVLGELASCLPEDMCADIYSSLLKALEMPDNEDTSYHPVRVSAAGAIMELLENEYQPPEWLPLLQIVISRINIEDEETLILFQLLNSAVEAGDENIADHIPFMVSSLVGALLKFVRPSLDSWPQVVESGFAALAVMAKSWENFLPEEIEQIESGEKWASGQAAIGRALSALLQQTWLAPMHLVDQQGQVSPSPTCIDDLSMLLRSIMLSVTGSDVILQLRLSDLLLVWAGLIADWHAWEESEDLSVFECIKEVINVHKKYGLENFIVGQMPSPPAPPVPQQSIIEGISAFVREAVMQYPSATRRACLCVHLLLHVPCYSTETKSVKQSLAIAFSQAAFSHFKQIQSKPCSLWKPLLLVISSCYLCYPDTVEEILEKDVKGGFTIWGSALAFACTGSFEHGLEAKSEIKLGVITLAKVIERLLEQGNSGGGLLRDCFSSLMEASIQLKEAQEEMEDEESNGETEDIDEDDDNEDDDDSEDEEREETEEEFLERYAKAAIALDDDTIVEEGDMEDQEHDIEMGFFKAASSLAGPSLSSWPILSYSFPYSRPQIVSLQHVNLFPKRKSKKFGKVVDLLDYSP, encoded by the exons ATGGAGGTGAGCCAAATTCCTCAGCTTCTAAATGACACGCTCAGTTCTGATGTCAATGTCGTCCATACGGCCACGGAAGCTCTAAATCGCATCTCTCTCCTCCCTCAATTTCCCCTTTCCCTCCTCTTCGTTGCCAGTG GAGGTGAAAATGACGGTCAAAAGGTTGCTGCGGCTACATACCTTAAGAACTTCACCAGGCAAAATATCAAGGGCAATGGTCCAAATTCAAAAGTGAGCAAGGAGTTTAAGGATTGTCTTATGCGAATTTTGCTTCAGGTGGAACCTGCGATTATGAAAGTCTTGATTGAAGTG TTTCGGATCATTGTTGTcgctgagtttgttgagcagaaTTCTTGGCCTGAACTTGTACCTGAACTGCGGTCTGCTATTTGGAGCAGCAATCTTATCAACAACGGTACCAATTATGAATGGAATACCACTAATGCCCTTACAGTTTTCCAGGCACTTATCAGACCTTTCCAG TACTTTCTAACCCCTAAAGTTGCCAGGGAGCCAGTGCCACCACAACTAGAGCTAATTGCAAAAGAAATTCTTGTACCTGTGTTAGCTATATTCCATCACCTACTTGAAAGG gtgttatctacccatggcagGACAGACTTGGAAGTGGAGAAGATCCTTCTCATTGTATGCAAATGCATATATTTCACT GTGAGGTCGCACATGCCATCTGCGTTAGTTCCTTCTTTGCCAATGCTTTGCCAGAGTTTGATTGGGCTTCTTGATTCCTTGAGCTTTGATCATGGTGTTACTTCAGAAGGTGGGCAGTTGCTGAGACTGAAGGCTGGAAAGAGGATTTTGCTCATATTTTGTGCTCTGGTTACCCGGCATCGGAAGTATTCTGACAA GTTAATGCCAGATATTTTAAACTGTGCTCTGAAAATAGTTAGATACACCGAAAATATCAGT AAGCTTGATTTCCTGTCAGAGAGAATCATTTCATTAGCTTTTGACTTAATTTCCCATATTCTGGAGACAGGCCCG GGATGGAGATTGGTTTCACCCCATTTTTCACTTCTGTTAGATTCTGCAATCTTCCCAGCATTAATCCTGAATGAGAAG GATATTTCAGAGTGGGATGAAGATGCAGAAGAGTACATACGAAAGAATCTTCCGTTTGAATTT GAAGAAATTTCGGGATGGAGGGAGGATCTGTTTACGGCCAGAAAAAGTGCAATAAGTTTGCTTGGTGTTATTTCAATGTCAAAG GGGCCTCATATGGTGACCTCTTGTAATGGTTCAGCTGCATCTTATAAGCGTAAGAAGGGGGAAAAGAACAGGAGAAATAATCGGCATTCTATGGGGGATTTGTTGGTTCTTCCATTTTTGTCCAAGTTTCCCATCCCTTGGGATGCTAATGCATGCAAAGCAAGCATTATAAATGA TTATTATGGGGTTCTAATGGCATTTGGTGGCCTGCAAGAA TTTCTAACGGAGCAGAAAACTGGATACATAACTGTTCTGCTTCGGGCTCGGGTGCTACCGTTATATACCATGTCTGTAATTCCACCATACTTGGTTGCTGCTGCAAACTGGGTTCTTGGGGAGCTAGCGTCCTGTCTCCCAGAA GACATGTGTGCAGATATATATTCCTCACTACTCAAGGCACTGGAAATGCCAGATAATGAGGATACTTCCTATCATCCTGTACGAGTTTCTGCAGCTGGGGCGATTATGGAGCTTCTTGAA AATGAATATCAGCCACCTGAGTGGTTACCACTTCTTCAAATTGTGATTAGTAGGATAAATATTGAAGATGAAGAGACTTTGATTTTATTTCAGCTTCTAAACTCAGCGGTGGAGGCTGGTGATGAGAATATTGCAGATCATATTCCTTTCATGGTTTCATCACTAGTTGGAGCACTCTTAAAGTTTGTTCGTCCTAGTCTGGATTCATGGCCTCAA GTGGTTGAAAGTGGCTTTGCAGCATTAGCAGTAATGGCCAAGTCTTGGGAGAACTTCCTGCCTGAAGAAATTGAGCAGATTGAATCAGGTGAAAAGTGGGCATCTGGCCAGGCTGCCATTGGTAGAGCTTTGTCAGCACTATTGCAACAGACTTGGCTTGCACCTATGCATCTAGTG GACCAACAAGGTCAGGTTTCTCCATCTCCTACATGCATAGATGATTTATCGATGTTGCTGCGATCCATCATGCTTTCTGTTACTGGAAGTGATGTGATTTTACAGCTTAGACTATCTGATTTACTATTAGTTTGGGCTGGTCTGATTGCTGATTGGCATGCCTGGGAAGAATCTGAAGATCTATCAGTCTTTGAGTGCATTAAGGAAGTTATTAATGTACACAAAAAGTATGGACTGGAGAATTTCATTGTTGGACAAATGCCTTCACCCCCTGCTCCACCTGTGCCCCAACAATCGATCATTGAAGGCATTAGTGCTTTTGTTAGAGAGGCTGTTATGCAATATCCATCTGCAACAAGGAGGGCTTGCTTATGTGTCCATTTGCTACTACATGTACCATGTTACTCAACTGAAACCAAAAGTGTGAAGCAGTCATTGGCAATTGCTTTTAGTCAGGCTGCATTTTCTCATTTCAAACAAATTCAAAGCAAACCTTGTTCACTTTGGAAGCCTTTGTTGCTTGTTATATCATCATGCTATTTGTGTTATCCTGATACTGTGGAAGAGATTTTAGAGAAGGATGTGAAGGGAGGTTTCACGATTTGGGGATCTGCACTTGCTTTTGCCTGCACTGGCTCTTTTGAACATGGTTTGGAGGCCAAGTCTGAGATAAAGTTAGGAG TAATTACGTTGGCTAAGGTAATAGAGCGGCTCTTAGAGCAAGGTAATTCAGGTGGTGGCTTATTAAGGGACTGCTTTAGTTCATTGATGGAGGCATCGATACAGTTGAAAGAAGCACAAGAAGAAATGGAAGATGAAGAAAGCAATGGTGAAACTGAAGACATTGATGAAGATGACGACAATGAAGATGATGAT gATTCTGAGGATGAGGAACGCGAAGAAACTGAAGAAGAGTTTTTAGAAAGATATGCAAAAGCAGCGATAGCATTGGATGATGACACCATTGttgaggagggggatatggAAGATCAAGAGCATGATATTGAAATGG
- the LOC110601358 gene encoding importin beta-like SAD2 isoform X1, giving the protein MEVSQIPQLLNDTLSSDVNVVHTATEALNRISLLPQFPLSLLFVASGGENDGQKVAAATYLKNFTRQNIKGNGPNSKVSKEFKDCLMRILLQVEPAIMKVLIEVFRIIVVAEFVEQNSWPELVPELRSAIWSSNLINNGTNYEWNTTNALTVFQALIRPFQYFLTPKVAREPVPPQLELIAKEILVPVLAIFHHLLERVLSTHGRTDLEVEKILLIVCKCIYFTVRSHMPSALVPSLPMLCQSLIGLLDSLSFDHGVTSEGGQLLRLKAGKRILLIFCALVTRHRKYSDKLMPDILNCALKIVRYTENISKLDFLSERIISLAFDLISHILETGPGWRLVSPHFSLLLDSAIFPALILNEKDISEWDEDAEEYIRKNLPFEFEEISGWREDLFTARKSAISLLGVISMSKGPHMVTSCNGSAASYKRKKGEKNRRNNRHSMGDLLVLPFLSKFPIPWDANACKASIINDYYGVLMAFGGLQEFLTEQKTGYITVLLRARVLPLYTMSVIPPYLVAAANWVLGELASCLPEDMCADIYSSLLKALEMPDNEDTSYHPVRVSAAGAIMELLENEYQPPEWLPLLQIVISRINIEDEETLILFQLLNSAVEAGDENIADHIPFMVSSLVGALLKFVRPSLDSWPQVVESGFAALAVMAKSWENFLPEEIEQIESGEKWASGQAAIGRALSALLQQTWLAPMHLVDQQGQVSPSPTCIDDLSMLLRSIMLSVTGSDVILQLRLSDLLLVWAGLIADWHAWEESEDLSVFECIKEVINVHKKYGLENFIVGQMPSPPAPPVPQQSIIEGISAFVREAVMQYPSATRRACLCVHLLLHVPCYSTETKSVKQSLAIAFSQAAFSHFKQIQSKPCSLWKPLLLVISSCYLCYPDTVEEILEKDVKGGFTIWGSALAFACTGSFEHGLEAKSEIKLGVITLAKVIERLLEQGNSGGGLLRDCFSSLMEASIQLKEAQEEMEDEESNGETEDIDEDDDNEDDDVDSEDEEREETEEEFLERYAKAAIALDDDTIVEEGDMEDQEHDIEMGFFKAASSLAGPSLSSWPILSYSFPYSRPQIVSLQHVNLFPKRKSKKFGKVVDLLDYSP; this is encoded by the exons ATGGAGGTGAGCCAAATTCCTCAGCTTCTAAATGACACGCTCAGTTCTGATGTCAATGTCGTCCATACGGCCACGGAAGCTCTAAATCGCATCTCTCTCCTCCCTCAATTTCCCCTTTCCCTCCTCTTCGTTGCCAGTG GAGGTGAAAATGACGGTCAAAAGGTTGCTGCGGCTACATACCTTAAGAACTTCACCAGGCAAAATATCAAGGGCAATGGTCCAAATTCAAAAGTGAGCAAGGAGTTTAAGGATTGTCTTATGCGAATTTTGCTTCAGGTGGAACCTGCGATTATGAAAGTCTTGATTGAAGTG TTTCGGATCATTGTTGTcgctgagtttgttgagcagaaTTCTTGGCCTGAACTTGTACCTGAACTGCGGTCTGCTATTTGGAGCAGCAATCTTATCAACAACGGTACCAATTATGAATGGAATACCACTAATGCCCTTACAGTTTTCCAGGCACTTATCAGACCTTTCCAG TACTTTCTAACCCCTAAAGTTGCCAGGGAGCCAGTGCCACCACAACTAGAGCTAATTGCAAAAGAAATTCTTGTACCTGTGTTAGCTATATTCCATCACCTACTTGAAAGG gtgttatctacccatggcagGACAGACTTGGAAGTGGAGAAGATCCTTCTCATTGTATGCAAATGCATATATTTCACT GTGAGGTCGCACATGCCATCTGCGTTAGTTCCTTCTTTGCCAATGCTTTGCCAGAGTTTGATTGGGCTTCTTGATTCCTTGAGCTTTGATCATGGTGTTACTTCAGAAGGTGGGCAGTTGCTGAGACTGAAGGCTGGAAAGAGGATTTTGCTCATATTTTGTGCTCTGGTTACCCGGCATCGGAAGTATTCTGACAA GTTAATGCCAGATATTTTAAACTGTGCTCTGAAAATAGTTAGATACACCGAAAATATCAGT AAGCTTGATTTCCTGTCAGAGAGAATCATTTCATTAGCTTTTGACTTAATTTCCCATATTCTGGAGACAGGCCCG GGATGGAGATTGGTTTCACCCCATTTTTCACTTCTGTTAGATTCTGCAATCTTCCCAGCATTAATCCTGAATGAGAAG GATATTTCAGAGTGGGATGAAGATGCAGAAGAGTACATACGAAAGAATCTTCCGTTTGAATTT GAAGAAATTTCGGGATGGAGGGAGGATCTGTTTACGGCCAGAAAAAGTGCAATAAGTTTGCTTGGTGTTATTTCAATGTCAAAG GGGCCTCATATGGTGACCTCTTGTAATGGTTCAGCTGCATCTTATAAGCGTAAGAAGGGGGAAAAGAACAGGAGAAATAATCGGCATTCTATGGGGGATTTGTTGGTTCTTCCATTTTTGTCCAAGTTTCCCATCCCTTGGGATGCTAATGCATGCAAAGCAAGCATTATAAATGA TTATTATGGGGTTCTAATGGCATTTGGTGGCCTGCAAGAA TTTCTAACGGAGCAGAAAACTGGATACATAACTGTTCTGCTTCGGGCTCGGGTGCTACCGTTATATACCATGTCTGTAATTCCACCATACTTGGTTGCTGCTGCAAACTGGGTTCTTGGGGAGCTAGCGTCCTGTCTCCCAGAA GACATGTGTGCAGATATATATTCCTCACTACTCAAGGCACTGGAAATGCCAGATAATGAGGATACTTCCTATCATCCTGTACGAGTTTCTGCAGCTGGGGCGATTATGGAGCTTCTTGAA AATGAATATCAGCCACCTGAGTGGTTACCACTTCTTCAAATTGTGATTAGTAGGATAAATATTGAAGATGAAGAGACTTTGATTTTATTTCAGCTTCTAAACTCAGCGGTGGAGGCTGGTGATGAGAATATTGCAGATCATATTCCTTTCATGGTTTCATCACTAGTTGGAGCACTCTTAAAGTTTGTTCGTCCTAGTCTGGATTCATGGCCTCAA GTGGTTGAAAGTGGCTTTGCAGCATTAGCAGTAATGGCCAAGTCTTGGGAGAACTTCCTGCCTGAAGAAATTGAGCAGATTGAATCAGGTGAAAAGTGGGCATCTGGCCAGGCTGCCATTGGTAGAGCTTTGTCAGCACTATTGCAACAGACTTGGCTTGCACCTATGCATCTAGTG GACCAACAAGGTCAGGTTTCTCCATCTCCTACATGCATAGATGATTTATCGATGTTGCTGCGATCCATCATGCTTTCTGTTACTGGAAGTGATGTGATTTTACAGCTTAGACTATCTGATTTACTATTAGTTTGGGCTGGTCTGATTGCTGATTGGCATGCCTGGGAAGAATCTGAAGATCTATCAGTCTTTGAGTGCATTAAGGAAGTTATTAATGTACACAAAAAGTATGGACTGGAGAATTTCATTGTTGGACAAATGCCTTCACCCCCTGCTCCACCTGTGCCCCAACAATCGATCATTGAAGGCATTAGTGCTTTTGTTAGAGAGGCTGTTATGCAATATCCATCTGCAACAAGGAGGGCTTGCTTATGTGTCCATTTGCTACTACATGTACCATGTTACTCAACTGAAACCAAAAGTGTGAAGCAGTCATTGGCAATTGCTTTTAGTCAGGCTGCATTTTCTCATTTCAAACAAATTCAAAGCAAACCTTGTTCACTTTGGAAGCCTTTGTTGCTTGTTATATCATCATGCTATTTGTGTTATCCTGATACTGTGGAAGAGATTTTAGAGAAGGATGTGAAGGGAGGTTTCACGATTTGGGGATCTGCACTTGCTTTTGCCTGCACTGGCTCTTTTGAACATGGTTTGGAGGCCAAGTCTGAGATAAAGTTAGGAG TAATTACGTTGGCTAAGGTAATAGAGCGGCTCTTAGAGCAAGGTAATTCAGGTGGTGGCTTATTAAGGGACTGCTTTAGTTCATTGATGGAGGCATCGATACAGTTGAAAGAAGCACAAGAAGAAATGGAAGATGAAGAAAGCAATGGTGAAACTGAAGACATTGATGAAGATGACGACAATGAAGATGATGATGTG gATTCTGAGGATGAGGAACGCGAAGAAACTGAAGAAGAGTTTTTAGAAAGATATGCAAAAGCAGCGATAGCATTGGATGATGACACCATTGttgaggagggggatatggAAGATCAAGAGCATGATATTGAAATGG